The following are from one region of the Carassius auratus strain Wakin chromosome 13, ASM336829v1, whole genome shotgun sequence genome:
- the LOC113112500 gene encoding transforming acidic coiled-coil-containing protein 3-like isoform X1, producing MSSEALKENQGAVWINSSSEAACDIFALEQLTGRPSILRQSQADNISKAVHRGAKVCFQTPRRDPVTKKIMSPSRTSMPSSQEDCNKALETLTASTDQSSLLSNTSTTPIDMQSNSVAFPDDDMLVQSRGAYTFNPDNLDAINPFVGSNKMQNSPPKSSALPESWTSELVGSKATAAPISEPQPEVPEVTDTALDETLPFVPSVENSFAECSANISSAEGTVIIKTDNIENSATDVEESDMTEPAPASQQIPVLEDQPEIQDSPRPPVGSYNLDFDDLSLLNPFQTGGSKIPNSPLIGKASEVSDPPLPSQETKTEPELSVQTPHIPTSSEASMSPQDNTTTVEASSTTPPKENQMLLEFNFDDGTEVKRKPPPKRLGVKRPAGPKPVTKKTAAPAMEKKEPEPKQLSPKNPEETGPVDVPIAKSSYTFDFDKFDDPNFNPFGTKVKMGNSPPRGVQTSPVLMKEPAPLQQSEAPAQDDQPEHRSPPAVSETIENMADADLPVTKLPTENAESFTVPVTNISQNPAIQEPELMATQESKVDLQNQTCDLGVVAPSEDEFVPGALFMPGGDLDGQIDYLEQFGTSTFKESALRKQSLYLKFDPLLKDSPKKTGVDSGNSGFSLPRPSLAIRMMEAAKSEVKQKSCSDSMKLLDYLPPQAVETVVPDPAVLDLLVPTLKQPVKTEESIIEVLKYSQRDMDAALQKAERQAEERHQELKTQIEKLQLENQHMLFIVSEFEATITQITDEHKQKEDLAKIELERVLQEKDQLSKDLNELEGSFSSVVKRLDRCKEVIEGFKKNEETLKQYAQNCMDRLQKEEKRYQALKAHAEEKLDHANKAIAEVRTKQGAEVAALQVQLKREQLKVQSLEKDLEQKVKEVKDVTDLCDELLLKVQKHGF from the exons ATGAGTTCTGAGGCACTAAAGGAGAATCAGGGAGCTGTATGGATAAACAGCAGTTCTGAAGCTGCTTGTGATATTTTCGCGTTGGAACAGTTGACTGGCAGGCCCTCGATCTTACGGCAGTCACAGGCTGACAACATCAGCAAGGCTGTGCACAGAGGAGCAAAG GTTTGTTTTCAAACTCCACGGCGAGACCCAGTCACAAAGAAGATCATGTCCCCGAGCCGCACCAGTATGCCGTCCAGCCAGGAGGACTGTAATAAAGCACTGGAGACTCTCACAGCCTCTACTGACCA GAGTTCACTGTTGAGTAACACTTCCACCACACCAATTGACATGCAGAGTAACAGTGTTGCCTTCCCTGATGATGATATGCTTGTCCAGAGCAGAGGTGCCTATACCTTCAATCCTGACAATCTAGATGCCATCAACCCTTTTGTGGGGTCCAATAAAATGCAGAATTCTCCTCCTAAATCTTCTGCTTTACCGGAGTCTTGGACATCTGAGCTTGTAGGGTCCAAAGCGACTGCAGCCCCCATTTCTGAACCTCAGCCAGAGGTTCCAGAGGTGACTGACACTGCACTTGATGAGACTCTTCCCTTTGTTCCTTCAGTGGAGAATTCCTTTGCAGAATGTTCTGCCAACATATCTTCAGCAGAAGGCACTGTCATCATCAAGACTgacaatattgaaaacagtgccACAGATGTGGAGGAGTCTGATATGACTGAACCAGCACCAGCCTCACAGCAGATTCCTGTTTTAGAAGATCAGCCTGAGATCCAGGACTCGCCACGACCCCCTGTGGGATCCTACAACTTGGATTTTGATGATCTCAGTTTGCTCAACCCATTCCAAACTGGTGGCTCAAAGATCCCAAACTCTCCTCTTATTGGCAAGGCATCAGAAGTTTCCGATCCACCCCTGCCAAGCCAAGAAACTAAAACAGAACCAGAGCTCTCAGTCCAGACTCCACATATCCCAACATCTTCAGAGGCCTCCATGTCTCCTCAGGACAACACCACGACCGTGGAAGCCTCATCTACAACACCTCCTAAAGAGAACCAGATGCTCCTAGAGTTTAATTTTGATGATGGCACTGAAGTCAAGCGCAAACCTCCTCCGAAACGTCTTGGGGTCAAAAGACCTGCAGGTCCAAAACCTGTGACTAAAAAAACAGCTGCACCAGCCATGGAAAAGAAAGAACCAGAACCCAAGCAGTTGTCTCCTAAGAATCCAGAGGAGACTGGGCCTGTGGATGTTCCTATTGCTAAAAGTTCTTATACATTTGATTTTGACAAGTTTGATGACCCAAACTTTAACCCCTTTGGCACAAAGGTTAAGATGGGTAACTCTCCACCACGTGGTGTCCAAACAAGCCCAGTTTTGATGAAAGAACCAGCTCCACTTCAGCAATCTGAGGCTCCTGCACAGGATGACCAACCAGAGCACCG GTCTCCCCCAGCAGTTTCTGAAACCATTGAAAATATGGCAGATGCTGATCTTCCTGTCACTAAGCTG CCGACAGAAAATGCGGAGTCATTCACTGTGCCCGTTACTAACATATCCCAGAATCCAGCAATACAGGAGCCAGAGCTCATGGCAACACAAGAATCTAAAGTGGATCTACAGAACCAGACCTGTGATCTTGGAGTGGTGGCACCAAGTGAGGATGAGTTTGTGCCGGGAGCATTGT TCATGCCAGGGGGAGATTTGGATGGCCAGATTGATTATCTAGAGCAGTTTGGAACAAGCACT TTTAAGGAGTCTGCCTTGCGGAAGCAGTCACTGTATTTGAAGTTTGACCCACTCTTGAAGGACAGTCCAAAGAAAACTGGAGTGGACAGTGGCAACTCTGGATTCAGCCTGCCACGGCCTTCTCTTGCCATCAG AATGATGGAGGCTGCAAAGTCTGAAGTAAAGCAGAAGTCTTGCAGTGACAGTATGAAGCTGCTGGATTATCTGCCACCACAA GCAGTGGAAACTGTGGTGCCAGATCCAGCTGTTCTGGACTTGCTGGTTCCCACTTTAAAACAGCCAGTGAAGACTGAGGAGTCCATCATAGAGGTTCTGAAGTACAGTCAGAGAGACATGGATGCTGCATTACAGAAAGCAGAGAGACAG GCAGAGGAACGGCATCAAGAGCTTAAGACTCAGATTGAGAAGCTGCAACTGGAGAATCAGCACATGCT GTTTATAGTGTCAGAGTTTGAGGCCACCATCACTCAAATCACAG ATGAGCATAAACAGAAGGAAGATTTGGCTAAAATTGAGTTGGAGCGAGTCCTTCAGGAAAAGGATCAGCTGTCCAAAGATTTGAATGAGTTGGAGGGTTCCTTCTCATCTGTTGTCAAACGCCTTGACCGATGCAAGGAAGTTATTGAGGGATTCAAAAAG AACGAGGAAACTCTGAAGCAGTATGCACAGAACTGCATGGACCGACTGCAGAAAGAGGAAAAGCGTTATCAAGCTTTAAAGGCCCATGCTGAGGAGAAACTAGATCA TGCGAATAAGGCCATAGCTGAGGTTCGTACTAAACAGGGCGCAGAGGTGGCAGCACTGCAGGTGCAGCTCAAGAGAGAACAGCTGAAGGTTCAGTCCCTAGAAAAGGATCTGGAACAAAAg GTTAAAGAAGTCAAAGATGTCACAGATTTGTGTGATGAGCTGCTGCTTAAAGTGCAAAAGCATggtttttag
- the LOC113112500 gene encoding transforming acidic coiled-coil-containing protein 3-like isoform X2, which yields MSSEALKENQGAVWINSSSEAACDIFALEQLTGRPSILRQSQADNISKAVHRGAKVCFQTPRRDPVTKKIMSPSRTSMPSSQEDCNKALETLTASTDQSSLLSNTSTTPIDMQSNSVAFPDDDMLVQSRGAYTFNPDNLDAINPFVGSNKMQNSPPKSSALPESWTSELVGSKATAAPISEPQPEVPEVTDTALDETLPFVPSVENSFAECSANISSAEGTVIIKTDNIENSATDVEESDMTEPAPASQQIPVLEDQPEIQDSPRPPVGSYNLDFDDLSLLNPFQTGGSKIPNSPLIGKASEVSDPPLPSQETKTEPELSVQTPHIPTSSEASMSPQDNTTTVEASSTTPPKENQMLLEFNFDDGTEVKRKPPPKRLGVKRPAGPKPVTKKTAAPAMEKKEPEPKQLSPKNPEETGPVDVPIAKSSYTFDFDKFDDPNFNPFGTKVKMGNSPPRGVQTSPVLMKEPAPLQQSEAPAQDDQPEHRSPPAVSETIENMADADLPVTKLNPAIQEPELMATQESKVDLQNQTCDLGVVAPSEDEFVPGALFMPGGDLDGQIDYLEQFGTSTFKESALRKQSLYLKFDPLLKDSPKKTGVDSGNSGFSLPRPSLAIRMMEAAKSEVKQKSCSDSMKLLDYLPPQAVETVVPDPAVLDLLVPTLKQPVKTEESIIEVLKYSQRDMDAALQKAERQAEERHQELKTQIEKLQLENQHMLFIVSEFEATITQITDEHKQKEDLAKIELERVLQEKDQLSKDLNELEGSFSSVVKRLDRCKEVIEGFKKNEETLKQYAQNCMDRLQKEEKRYQALKAHAEEKLDHANKAIAEVRTKQGAEVAALQVQLKREQLKVQSLEKDLEQKVKEVKDVTDLCDELLLKVQKHGF from the exons ATGAGTTCTGAGGCACTAAAGGAGAATCAGGGAGCTGTATGGATAAACAGCAGTTCTGAAGCTGCTTGTGATATTTTCGCGTTGGAACAGTTGACTGGCAGGCCCTCGATCTTACGGCAGTCACAGGCTGACAACATCAGCAAGGCTGTGCACAGAGGAGCAAAG GTTTGTTTTCAAACTCCACGGCGAGACCCAGTCACAAAGAAGATCATGTCCCCGAGCCGCACCAGTATGCCGTCCAGCCAGGAGGACTGTAATAAAGCACTGGAGACTCTCACAGCCTCTACTGACCA GAGTTCACTGTTGAGTAACACTTCCACCACACCAATTGACATGCAGAGTAACAGTGTTGCCTTCCCTGATGATGATATGCTTGTCCAGAGCAGAGGTGCCTATACCTTCAATCCTGACAATCTAGATGCCATCAACCCTTTTGTGGGGTCCAATAAAATGCAGAATTCTCCTCCTAAATCTTCTGCTTTACCGGAGTCTTGGACATCTGAGCTTGTAGGGTCCAAAGCGACTGCAGCCCCCATTTCTGAACCTCAGCCAGAGGTTCCAGAGGTGACTGACACTGCACTTGATGAGACTCTTCCCTTTGTTCCTTCAGTGGAGAATTCCTTTGCAGAATGTTCTGCCAACATATCTTCAGCAGAAGGCACTGTCATCATCAAGACTgacaatattgaaaacagtgccACAGATGTGGAGGAGTCTGATATGACTGAACCAGCACCAGCCTCACAGCAGATTCCTGTTTTAGAAGATCAGCCTGAGATCCAGGACTCGCCACGACCCCCTGTGGGATCCTACAACTTGGATTTTGATGATCTCAGTTTGCTCAACCCATTCCAAACTGGTGGCTCAAAGATCCCAAACTCTCCTCTTATTGGCAAGGCATCAGAAGTTTCCGATCCACCCCTGCCAAGCCAAGAAACTAAAACAGAACCAGAGCTCTCAGTCCAGACTCCACATATCCCAACATCTTCAGAGGCCTCCATGTCTCCTCAGGACAACACCACGACCGTGGAAGCCTCATCTACAACACCTCCTAAAGAGAACCAGATGCTCCTAGAGTTTAATTTTGATGATGGCACTGAAGTCAAGCGCAAACCTCCTCCGAAACGTCTTGGGGTCAAAAGACCTGCAGGTCCAAAACCTGTGACTAAAAAAACAGCTGCACCAGCCATGGAAAAGAAAGAACCAGAACCCAAGCAGTTGTCTCCTAAGAATCCAGAGGAGACTGGGCCTGTGGATGTTCCTATTGCTAAAAGTTCTTATACATTTGATTTTGACAAGTTTGATGACCCAAACTTTAACCCCTTTGGCACAAAGGTTAAGATGGGTAACTCTCCACCACGTGGTGTCCAAACAAGCCCAGTTTTGATGAAAGAACCAGCTCCACTTCAGCAATCTGAGGCTCCTGCACAGGATGACCAACCAGAGCACCG GTCTCCCCCAGCAGTTTCTGAAACCATTGAAAATATGGCAGATGCTGATCTTCCTGTCACTAAGCTG AATCCAGCAATACAGGAGCCAGAGCTCATGGCAACACAAGAATCTAAAGTGGATCTACAGAACCAGACCTGTGATCTTGGAGTGGTGGCACCAAGTGAGGATGAGTTTGTGCCGGGAGCATTGT TCATGCCAGGGGGAGATTTGGATGGCCAGATTGATTATCTAGAGCAGTTTGGAACAAGCACT TTTAAGGAGTCTGCCTTGCGGAAGCAGTCACTGTATTTGAAGTTTGACCCACTCTTGAAGGACAGTCCAAAGAAAACTGGAGTGGACAGTGGCAACTCTGGATTCAGCCTGCCACGGCCTTCTCTTGCCATCAG AATGATGGAGGCTGCAAAGTCTGAAGTAAAGCAGAAGTCTTGCAGTGACAGTATGAAGCTGCTGGATTATCTGCCACCACAA GCAGTGGAAACTGTGGTGCCAGATCCAGCTGTTCTGGACTTGCTGGTTCCCACTTTAAAACAGCCAGTGAAGACTGAGGAGTCCATCATAGAGGTTCTGAAGTACAGTCAGAGAGACATGGATGCTGCATTACAGAAAGCAGAGAGACAG GCAGAGGAACGGCATCAAGAGCTTAAGACTCAGATTGAGAAGCTGCAACTGGAGAATCAGCACATGCT GTTTATAGTGTCAGAGTTTGAGGCCACCATCACTCAAATCACAG ATGAGCATAAACAGAAGGAAGATTTGGCTAAAATTGAGTTGGAGCGAGTCCTTCAGGAAAAGGATCAGCTGTCCAAAGATTTGAATGAGTTGGAGGGTTCCTTCTCATCTGTTGTCAAACGCCTTGACCGATGCAAGGAAGTTATTGAGGGATTCAAAAAG AACGAGGAAACTCTGAAGCAGTATGCACAGAACTGCATGGACCGACTGCAGAAAGAGGAAAAGCGTTATCAAGCTTTAAAGGCCCATGCTGAGGAGAAACTAGATCA TGCGAATAAGGCCATAGCTGAGGTTCGTACTAAACAGGGCGCAGAGGTGGCAGCACTGCAGGTGCAGCTCAAGAGAGAACAGCTGAAGGTTCAGTCCCTAGAAAAGGATCTGGAACAAAAg GTTAAAGAAGTCAAAGATGTCACAGATTTGTGTGATGAGCTGCTGCTTAAAGTGCAAAAGCATggtttttag
- the LOC113112501 gene encoding potassium channel subfamily K member 1-like, with amino-acid sequence MLQSLTGNSCVRLIQSNKSAWYFLFLVLGYILYLIFGAVVFSSVELPYEDLLRQQLRGIKRQFLQEHECLSEERLERFLSKALEASNYGVSILNNASASWNWDFTSSLFFASTVLSTTGYGHTAPLSDGGKAFCIIYSVIGIPFTLLFLTAVVQRIMVYSTWRPIMYIHTHWGLSKPLVAVVHATLLAFLAVSCFFLIPAAIFSALEKNWNFLESFYFCFISLSTIGLGDYVPGEAFNQRFRELYKLGITVYLLLGLIAMLVVLETFCELQQLKQLRKMFYLKKEKAQDRLTIMEHDHLAFSSMPDGTVNSPQEDKTEPFVDFPILTSPGGDDPMIK; translated from the exons ATGCTTCAGTCCCTCACCGGTAATTCGTGCGTGCGCTTGATACAGAGCAACAAATCGGCATGGTATTTTCTGTTTCTCGTGCTCGGCTATATTCTGTATCTCATATTCGGAGCGGTGGTTTTCTCCTCGGTGGAGCTGCCGTATGAAGACCTCCTGCGCCAGCAGCTCAGAGGAATCAAACGGCAGTTCCTTCAGGAGCACGAATGTCTGTCCGAGGAAAGGCTGGAGCGTTTTCTGTCCAAAGCGCTGGAGGCCAGCAACTATGGGGTGTCTATTCTCAACAACGCGTCGGCAAGCTGGAACTGGGACTTCACTTCGTCTTTGTTTTTTGCAAGCACGGTCTTATCAACCACAG GATATGGTCACACCGCCCCTCTCTCTGATGGTGGAAAGGCGTTCTGTATCATTTACTCTGTGATTGGCATCCCCTTCACCCTCCTGTTCCTCACGGCTGTGGTGCAAAGGATCATGGTCTATAGCACATGGCGGCCCATTATGTACATTCATACACATTGGGGTCTGTCTAAACCCCTAGTGGCCGTCGTTCACGCAACCCTGCTGGCCTTCTTGGCCGTATCCTGTTTCTTCCTCATCCCTGCCGCCATCTTCTCTGCCCTAGAAAAGAACTGGAACTTTCTGGAGTCCTTCTACTTCTGCTTTATCTCACTCTCCACTATCGGTCTTGGTGACTATGTGCCCGGAGAGGCCTTTAACCAGAGGTTTCGTGAGCTTTACAAACTGGGCATCACAG TGTATCTCCTCCTCGGCCTGATTGCCATGCTGGTGGTGTTGGAAACCTTCTGTGAGCTGCAGCAGCTGAAGCAGCTGAGGAAGATGTTTTATCTGAAGAAGGAGAAGGCCCAGGACCGACTGACCATCATGGAACATGACCATCTGGCCTTTAGCTCCATGCCGGACGGTACCGTCAACTCGCCCCAGGAGGACAAAACCGAACCCTTTGTGGACTTCCCCATCTTAACCTCTCCTGGAGGTGATGACCCCATGATCAAGTAG